From Panicum hallii strain FIL2 chromosome 2, PHallii_v3.1, whole genome shotgun sequence, a single genomic window includes:
- the LOC112881214 gene encoding uncharacterized protein LOC112881214, with amino-acid sequence MASRTPPASGRRESPSPPRRRPRRREHVVVERQVVKEIGNTGWPMLTKTNYAEWSAMMKVMLRPRGLWEAVNFADVLEHEDMMAMEAICKSVPADMVVSMANKESAKAAWDDIKTANLGVERVRKAKAQTLRREFDGLVFKDGESVDEFALRINNLAAQLRTLGDDHTEPTVVRRFMQALPPRYHQIAMSIETLLDLDEMSVVELVGRLKAAEERHSLSGVGKNSIAQLNLTEEELIARVSKKLHLSGGSSSSGNSGSSGSGGGRGGGRGRDRGGGRGRGSRKKCGDGAARGVDAREGGAVANDECKYCGNKGHWARECRKKKRDEQAYAAETEIEGALLVGITSISTRQAPHLPVPAAPANREDAAHVQIGGGGASTRWIITDEMSSATALVALAAPSAATASAVAEQEVHIREDTLFVQLGEKNGEENTRWILDTGATNHMTSMRSAFSELDTGVHGTIRFGDGSVVDIEGRGMILFACRTGEHQRLDGVYYIPKLTANIISLGQLDEDCYKILIEDGTLRIWDQRRRLLAKVPRSENRLYILDVNLSVPVCLAAHADDTAWKWHTRYGHLSFHGLKLLGKKEMVRGLPHIDHAEQVCESCLAGKQR; translated from the coding sequence ATGGCTTCGCGCACACCGCCGGCCAGTGGGCGCCGGGAGTCACCGTCGCCGCCGcgtcggcggccgaggcgccgGGAGCACGTTGTCGTCGAGCGGCAGGTCGTCAAGGAGATCGGCAACACGGGGTGGCCGATGCTCACCAAGACCAACTACGCCGAGTGGTCGGCGATGATGAAGGTGATGCTCCGCCCACGCGGCCTGTGGGAAGCCGTGAACTTCGCCGACGTTCTGGAGCATGAAGACATGATGGCCATGGAGGCCATCTGCAAGTCAGTGCCGGCCGACATGGTGGTGTCGATGGCGAACAAAGAGAGCGCCAAGGCGGCTTGGGATGACATCAAGACGGCGAACCTCGGCGTCGAGCGCGTCCGCAAGGCCAAGGCGCAGACCCTGCGAAGGGAGTTCGACGGCCTCGTCTTCAAGGATGGCGAGAGCGTGGACGAGTTCGCGTTGCGGATCAACAATCTCGCCGCGCAGCTGAGGACGCTCGGGGACGACCACACCGAACCAACGGTCGTACGCAGGTTCATGCAGGCGCTCCCTCCGCGCTACCACCAGATCGCCATGTCGATCGAGACCCTGCTCGATCTGGATGAGATGTCCGTGGTGGAGCTGGTCGGGCGGTTGAAGGCAGCGGAGGAACGTCACAGCCTCAGTGGAGTTGGCAAAAATAGCATCGCACAACTCAACCTGACTGAGGAGGAGTTGATCGCACGTGTCTCCAAGAAGCTGCACTTGTCCGGCGGCTCGTCGAGCTCCGGCAACTCTGGTTCAAGCGGATCCGGAGGAGGCCGGGGAGGAGGCCGTGGCCGTGACCGTGGTGGTGGCCGCGGAAGGGGCTCCCGGAAGAAGTGCGGCGATGGCGCTGCACGTGGTGTTGACGCGCGTGAAGGCGGAGCTGTCGCCAACGACGAGTGCAAGTACTGCGGCAACAAGGGGCACTGGGCCCGCGAGTGCCGCAAGAAAAAGCGCGACGAGCAGGCGTACGCGGCCGAGACGGAGATTGAAGGTGCACTGCTGGTGGGGATCACGTCGATCTCTACTCGGCAGGCGCCCCATCTACCTGTGCCGGCGGCACCTGCTAACCGGGAGGATGCGGCACATGTTCAGatcggcggaggaggtgcaagCACTCGCTGGATCATCACCGACGAGATGTCGAGCGCAACGGCATTAGTGGCGTTGGCGGCGCCCAGCGCTGCGACAGCATCGGCCGTGGCGGAACAGGAGGTGCACATCCGTGAGGACACGCTCTTTGTCCAGCTCGGAGAGAAGAACGGCGAGGAGAACACGCGCTGGATCCTCGACACGGGGGCGACGAACCATATGACCAGCATGCGCTCGGCCTTCTCCGAGCTCGACACGGGCGTGCACGGCACCATCCGGTTTGGCGATGGGTCCGTGGTCGATATTGAAGGGCGCGGTATGATTCTCTTTGCTTGCAGAACCGGGGAGCACCAGAGGCTCGATGGCGTGTACTACATCCCAAAGCTCACCGCCAACATCATAAGCCTCGGTCAACTGGACGAGGACTGCTACAAGATCCTGATCGAGGACGGCACCCTGCGCATCTGGGACCAGCGACGCCGGCTGCTGGCAAAGGTGCCACGCTCGGAGAACCGCCTGTACATCCTCGACGTCAATCTCAGCGTCCCGGTGTGTCTCGCGGCGCACGCGGACGACACGGCCTGGAAGTGGCACACCAGGTATGGGCACCTTAGTTTCCATGGCCTGAAGCTGCTTGGGAAAAAGGAGATGGTGCGAGGACTTCCACACATCGACCATGCCGAGCAGGTGTGCGAGAGCTGTCTCGCCGGGAAGCAACGCTGA